A region from the Acetonema longum DSM 6540 genome encodes:
- a CDS encoding glycosyltransferase family 2 protein produces the protein MGRRYLIDYDVSLRYLAAGKSVACPVKGIDISTTGMLLEVPPEVGQDLRQAEKISLKFVIAPGTMPEGYEMKVRMAAKFIRLSESPDGKTRCGVEFAQSLAQYAARRKSRYLLPAAAFLLFVITACILLLRAESVLYFKFNQTLYLYSIIAATFLLTRYLFASFYRPVPIDKDFTPGVSIIVPCFNEETWIQKTIAGCLNQDYPSDKLEVIIVDDHSDDQSVARIKEIVEKLKTQEPYYRVGDRLHYLCQEKNAGKREALARGTLMARHELVVFVDSDSFLEPFAIRNVVQPFKDAKTGGVTGRTDVANTYTNALTKMQAVRYFIAFRIMKAAESYFDAVTCLSGPLSCYRKALVVRHLDSWLQQTFLGEKATFGDDRSMTNFILRGNRTVYQDTAVCHTIVPNTYRVFLKQQMRWKRSWLRESLIAAGFMWRKEPFMALSFYAGLLIPVLAPVTVVYNLVYIPLVHRVFPLTFAAGLLLMAMLMSMAQLLLRKSSTWIFGLWFCLYYEAVLLWQMPVAWVTFWKTTWGTRMTPADIMERLKKNRRQQKKA, from the coding sequence ACGTTTCCCTCCGTTATCTTGCCGCCGGCAAGAGTGTTGCCTGTCCGGTAAAAGGAATCGATATTTCCACGACCGGCATGCTGCTGGAAGTCCCCCCGGAAGTCGGGCAAGACTTGCGGCAGGCGGAGAAAATCAGCCTGAAGTTTGTCATCGCGCCCGGCACCATGCCGGAAGGATATGAAATGAAAGTCCGTATGGCGGCTAAATTTATCCGCCTGAGTGAAAGCCCGGACGGGAAAACGCGGTGCGGCGTGGAATTTGCCCAATCGCTGGCTCAGTATGCGGCCAGGAGGAAAAGCCGCTATCTGCTGCCGGCGGCCGCTTTCCTGCTGTTTGTGATTACCGCCTGCATCCTGCTGCTGCGGGCGGAAAGCGTACTGTATTTTAAATTTAATCAAACCCTGTATCTGTACAGCATCATTGCGGCTACTTTTTTGCTGACCCGTTACCTGTTCGCCTCCTTTTACCGCCCTGTTCCCATCGACAAAGACTTTACGCCCGGAGTTTCCATCATCGTGCCCTGTTTCAATGAGGAAACCTGGATACAAAAAACGATTGCAGGCTGCCTGAATCAGGATTATCCCAGCGATAAGCTGGAAGTGATCATCGTCGACGACCACTCCGACGACCAATCGGTTGCGAGAATCAAAGAAATCGTGGAAAAGCTGAAAACCCAGGAGCCATATTACCGGGTCGGCGACAGGCTGCACTATCTCTGCCAGGAAAAGAACGCCGGCAAACGGGAGGCCCTGGCGCGGGGAACGTTGATGGCCAGGCATGAACTGGTGGTGTTTGTGGATTCGGACAGCTTTTTAGAACCGTTTGCCATCCGCAACGTCGTCCAGCCGTTCAAAGACGCCAAAACGGGCGGGGTCACCGGCCGGACCGACGTGGCCAACACCTATACCAACGCCCTGACGAAAATGCAGGCTGTGCGCTATTTTATCGCCTTTCGCATCATGAAAGCGGCGGAAAGCTATTTTGACGCCGTCACCTGTTTATCCGGCCCTCTCTCCTGTTACAGAAAAGCTCTGGTGGTCAGGCATCTGGACAGCTGGCTGCAGCAGACATTTCTCGGCGAGAAAGCCACCTTCGGCGATGACCGCAGCATGACCAATTTTATCTTGCGCGGCAACCGGACCGTTTATCAGGATACGGCCGTCTGCCATACCATCGTCCCCAACACCTATCGTGTTTTTTTGAAACAGCAGATGCGCTGGAAGCGCTCCTGGCTCAGGGAATCGCTGATTGCCGCCGGCTTCATGTGGCGCAAAGAACCGTTTATGGCCCTATCCTTTTATGCAGGGCTGCTCATCCCGGTCCTGGCGCCGGTGACCGTTGTGTATAACCTGGTGTACATTCCCCTGGTCCACCGGGTGTTTCCGCTGACCTTTGCGGCCGGCCTTCTTTTGATGGCCATGCTCATGAGCATGGCGCAACTGCTGCTGCGGAAAAGCTCCACCTGGATTTTCGGCCTGTGGTTCTGCCTGTATTACGAGGCCGTGCTGTTGTGGCAGATGCCGGTTGCCTGGGTGACCTTCTGGAAAACTACCTGGGGAACGCGCATGACGCCCGCCGACATCATGGAGCGGTTAAAAAAGAACCGCCGGCAGCAAAAGAAGGCATAA